A stretch of the Lolium perenne isolate Kyuss_39 chromosome 3, Kyuss_2.0, whole genome shotgun sequence genome encodes the following:
- the LOC127345882 gene encoding uncharacterized protein At1g65760-like, with the protein MASADWSSLPAELVSRIADCFLATNDLDYFMDFRAVCQSWRSATEDPKISPDPLFRPRHWVIIDRSFGGDKTYLWANTATGRFVPKELPLLRNYWGSSTTPDGLLILMDNKLPYAVILLNAFTGYRIRFAAPLPDQIMESAALVSGSPPTLVLSCKKMDIDDDLVLHETDRKVYTAYPESESFAVFEERHACPLIRLALRGIYTNGELGSVAPFPIDMAEKIFTLMRIYNAEPDASSSSDDEDVSMSDEKAAFNFLIGYDNRCYLLRSAGEILIILKLKGGMEVYKMDTQNYILESVKNIGNRAIFLSGNCKCISLNADKFPSVDANCIYYIKSLDYSGDYICMYNLRFRREEKISKDMGCGSRPYTIIQHLSSYDLQ; encoded by the coding sequence ATGGCATCTGCAGACTGGTCCTCGCTCCCGGCCGAGCTCGTCAGCCGCATCGCCGACTGCTTCCTGGCCACCAACGACCTGGACTACTTCATGGACTTCCGCGCGGTCTGCCAGAGCTGGCGCTCCGCCACCGAGGACCCCAAGATTTCCCCAGACCCCCTCTTCCGGCCCCGCCACTGGGTCATAATCGACAGATCCTTCGGCGGCGACAAAACATACCTCTGGGCGAACACCGCCACTGGCCGCTTCGTCCCCAAGGAACTCCCGCTGCTCCGTAACTACTGGGGTTCCAGCACCACCCCGGACGGTCTCCTCATTTTGATGGACAACAAGCTCCCTTATGCCGTGATTCTCCTCAATGCCTTCACGGGCTACCGGATTCGTTTCGCTGCGCCCCTGCCTGACCAGATCATGGAGTCTGCTGCTCTCGTCTCCGGCTCTCCACCCACACTTGTCCTGTCATGCAAGAAGATGGACATAGATGACGATCTCGTCTTACACGAGACAGATCGCAAGGTCTACACGGCTTATCCCGAGAGCGAATCTTTCGCCGTGTTCGAGGAAAGGCATGCTTGCCCTCTCATCAGGCTGGCTCTCAGAGGTATCTACACTAATGGCGAGCTCGGATCGGTGGCACCATTTCCGATTGATATGGCTGAAAAGATCTTTACTCTGATGAGGATTTATAACGCCGAGCCTGATGCGTCGTCGTcgtccgatgatgaagatgttTCCATGTCTGATGAGAAAGCTGCATTTAATTTTTTGATTGGATATGACAACCGTTGTTACCTACTGAGATCTGCTGGAGAAATCTTGATCATCCTTAAGCTAAAAGGAGGCATGGAGGTTTACAAGATGGACACCCAGAATTATATACTCGAGTCTGTGAAGAACATTGGGAACCGCGCCATCTTCCTCAGTGGCAACTGTAAGTGCATATCTCTGAATGCTGATAAATTCCCATCTGTCGACGCCAACTGCATCTATTATATAAAGAGCCTAGACTATTCTGGTGATTACATCTGCATGTATAACCTGAGGTTCCGGAGAGAAGAAAAAATCTCTAAAGACATGGGTTGTGGTTCTCGTCCTTACACAATTATTCAGCACCTGTCCAGCTATGACCTCCAGTAG